A genomic segment from Bacillus sp. B-jedd encodes:
- a CDS encoding amino acid permease — MNRATEGKTLHRGLEERHITLMSLGAAIGVGLFLGSATAIKMAGPGILIGYAFAGLIMFFIMRALGEMAIQKPVAGSFSQYARDYLGPLAGYITGWNYWFLWVVTCMAEITAVGVYMEYWFPDVKRWIWALAALVIMASVNFLAVKAYGELEFWFALIKIVTIIAMIVVGVGMIAFGIGNGGIATGISNLWSNGGLFPNGIKGVLLSLQMVLFAYLGIEMIGVTAGEVKNPEKSLSRAIDTVFWRILIFYVGALFVIMSIYPWAEIGTKGSPFVLTFEQIGIPAAAGIINFVVLTAALSSCNSGIFSTARMLFNLAGHGEAPKKFGNVTKSGVPGLAIIASATVLLVGVILNYFVPGRVFMIVTSVATFGAIWTWGVILLSQLKYRKSLTPKEVAGLKYKLPLYPYTSYIALAFLAFVVALMAYSADTRIAVIVGPIWLGLLTAVYYYKGFNKRNFQAEDSDKELISDERAG; from the coding sequence ATGAACAGAGCGACTGAGGGAAAAACACTGCACAGAGGACTCGAAGAAAGGCATATCACCTTAATGTCACTTGGGGCGGCAATTGGGGTAGGGTTGTTTTTAGGATCTGCAACAGCGATTAAGATGGCTGGACCTGGAATCTTAATTGGTTATGCTTTTGCTGGGCTTATCATGTTTTTTATTATGAGGGCGCTTGGTGAGATGGCGATCCAGAAGCCGGTAGCGGGATCTTTCAGCCAATATGCAAGGGATTATCTCGGCCCGTTGGCTGGATACATTACCGGCTGGAACTACTGGTTTCTCTGGGTTGTCACTTGCATGGCCGAAATAACAGCTGTTGGTGTATATATGGAATACTGGTTCCCGGATGTTAAACGGTGGATTTGGGCTTTGGCAGCCCTTGTCATCATGGCATCGGTTAACTTTCTTGCCGTCAAAGCATACGGTGAATTGGAGTTCTGGTTTGCGCTAATCAAGATTGTCACAATCATCGCAATGATCGTAGTTGGTGTTGGCATGATTGCGTTCGGAATCGGAAATGGCGGCATAGCAACAGGGATCAGCAATCTTTGGAGCAATGGAGGATTGTTCCCCAACGGGATAAAAGGGGTACTTTTATCCTTGCAGATGGTATTGTTCGCCTACCTTGGCATTGAGATGATAGGTGTAACTGCGGGAGAAGTAAAGAATCCCGAAAAATCCCTTTCAAGAGCAATCGACACCGTATTTTGGCGTATCCTTATCTTTTACGTCGGCGCGCTGTTCGTCATTATGTCCATTTATCCTTGGGCCGAGATTGGCACAAAAGGGAGCCCTTTTGTTTTAACGTTCGAACAGATCGGCATCCCGGCAGCTGCGGGAATCATTAACTTTGTCGTCCTCACTGCCGCCTTATCATCATGTAATAGCGGGATTTTCAGCACAGCGAGGATGCTGTTTAACCTGGCTGGCCACGGTGAAGCACCTAAAAAGTTTGGAAATGTTACTAAATCTGGAGTACCTGGGCTGGCCATCATAGCATCTGCAACTGTCCTGCTTGTGGGCGTCATCCTGAACTATTTTGTGCCGGGAAGGGTGTTTATGATTGTCACAAGTGTGGCAACATTCGGGGCCATCTGGACTTGGGGAGTCATCCTCCTGTCTCAGCTGAAATACAGGAAGAGCCTCACGCCGAAAGAAGTAGCGGGATTGAAGTATAAGCTTCCGCTCTATCCTTACACTTCCTATATCGCACTTGCATTCCTGGCATTCGTCGTAGCGCTTATGGCTTACAGCGCTGATACAAGGATTGCGGTAATCGTTGGCCCGATCTGGCTTGGGCTATTGACAGCGGTCTATTATTATAAAGGCTTCAACAAACGGAACTTCCAAGCGGAAGATTCCGATAAGGAATTGATCTCGGACGAAAGAGCCGGATAA
- a CDS encoding PucR family transcriptional regulator produces MFKTTFDSLEEFAETISIAIQCPITIEDANHRLIAYSSHNEQTDTARISTIISRRVPEKVVNQLWKDGTIPALLKTSDPVRVRCNQEIGLGDRVAISIRNQEELLGFIWALEVGRTLGEEEMRLLKSAADAAKSKLLQLQIRKNKKEDRKQEFFWKLLTGHLKEEEEINENCNLLQLNSSFPFVIAAFDFGRNISTQEEKRITYLLYTFSDIKPILHTIDCNLLILLIAVNQGSGNSDITGKFYGSFAGKIASHIGTQVSIRPAFSSPHRDYRDTEKAYKEALAVLSIKKKFPNETGKIHSYQKLGIYQLMDIVLEKRKDTSYENPSLSRLREYDLKHHTNLEETLEVFLSADSNANDAAKALNIHANTLNYRLKRISEIGEINFKDPNQKFLLYLDLKLAKF; encoded by the coding sequence ATGTTTAAAACGACGTTTGACAGCCTTGAGGAATTCGCCGAGACGATCAGTATTGCCATTCAATGCCCTATTACAATTGAAGATGCAAATCACCGGCTTATCGCTTACAGCAGCCATAATGAACAGACTGACACAGCCCGGATTTCGACGATTATCAGCCGGCGGGTTCCGGAAAAGGTTGTCAACCAGCTTTGGAAAGACGGTACAATACCGGCCCTCCTCAAAACCTCCGACCCCGTCCGCGTCAGGTGCAATCAAGAAATCGGCCTTGGGGACAGGGTGGCCATTTCCATCCGGAATCAGGAAGAGCTGCTGGGCTTTATTTGGGCTCTTGAGGTTGGCAGGACACTTGGAGAAGAAGAAATGCGTCTTTTAAAAAGTGCCGCGGATGCCGCGAAAAGCAAACTGCTTCAACTGCAAATCCGCAAAAATAAGAAGGAAGACAGAAAGCAGGAGTTTTTTTGGAAGCTTCTGACGGGCCATCTGAAGGAAGAAGAGGAAATTAATGAAAATTGCAATCTCCTTCAGTTAAATTCCTCCTTTCCGTTTGTCATCGCGGCATTTGACTTTGGCAGGAATATCTCAACCCAGGAAGAAAAGAGAATTACTTATTTACTGTATACCTTTTCTGATATCAAACCTATTCTGCATACCATTGATTGCAATTTGCTGATTTTATTGATTGCGGTGAACCAGGGCAGTGGCAACTCCGATATTACAGGAAAGTTCTATGGATCTTTTGCAGGAAAAATCGCCAGCCATATTGGTACCCAAGTTTCAATAAGGCCTGCCTTCAGCTCTCCACACCGGGATTACCGGGATACGGAAAAGGCTTATAAGGAAGCTTTGGCAGTCCTTTCGATTAAAAAAAAGTTCCCGAATGAAACCGGAAAAATCCACAGCTATCAAAAACTCGGCATCTATCAATTAATGGATATCGTCCTGGAAAAGCGGAAGGATACAAGTTATGAAAATCCTTCCCTTTCGAGGCTAAGGGAGTACGATCTTAAACATCATACGAATCTTGAAGAGACACTTGAAGTGTTTTTGTCTGCGGACTCGAATGCAAATGATGCGGCCAAAGCACTGAATATCCATGCCAATACACTTAACTACAGGCTAAAACGTATTTCGGAAATCGGGGAAATAAACTTCAAGGACCCTAATCAGAAGTTCCTCCTTTATTTGGACTTGAAGCTGGCGAAATTCTAA
- the ald gene encoding alanine dehydrogenase — MIIGVPKEIKNNENRVALTPAGVVSFTKAGHKVIIEKNAGLGSGFANETYEEAGAELIESASSVWSQADMIMKVKEPLESEYGYFRQGLILFTYLHLAAEPALAKALTEKGVIAIAYETVEVNRTLPLLTPMSEVAGRMAAQIGAQFLQKTNGGLGILLSGVPGVNRGKVTIIGGGIVGTNAAKMAVGLGADVTIIDLNAERLRQLDDIFGTQIKTLMSNPFNIAEAVKEADLVIGAVLIPGAKAPKLVTEEMVKSMKPGAVIVDVAIDQGGIFETSDHVTTHDNPIYIKHGVVHYSVANMPGAVPRTSTIALTNVTVPYALQIANKGVFKAIVDNPHLKPGVNTANGEVTYEAVARDLGYTYMPVETALEKELSSI; from the coding sequence ATGATTATTGGGGTTCCTAAAGAAATTAAAAACAATGAGAACCGGGTGGCATTAACCCCGGCAGGAGTCGTTTCTTTCACAAAAGCAGGGCATAAGGTCATCATCGAAAAGAATGCAGGCCTTGGGAGCGGATTTGCAAATGAAACATATGAAGAAGCTGGCGCCGAATTAATTGAAAGCGCTTCCTCGGTATGGTCGCAAGCTGACATGATCATGAAAGTGAAAGAACCACTTGAGAGTGAGTATGGATATTTCCGCCAAGGTTTAATTCTGTTCACTTATTTACATCTGGCCGCCGAGCCGGCATTGGCGAAAGCATTGACTGAAAAAGGGGTCATCGCGATTGCTTATGAGACGGTAGAGGTCAATCGGACCCTTCCGCTGCTGACGCCAATGAGTGAGGTTGCAGGCAGGATGGCGGCGCAAATCGGCGCGCAATTTTTGCAAAAGACAAACGGAGGACTCGGAATCCTTCTTTCGGGAGTCCCTGGTGTCAATCGCGGTAAGGTCACAATTATCGGCGGCGGTATTGTCGGAACGAATGCAGCAAAAATGGCTGTCGGGCTCGGAGCTGATGTGACAATCATTGATTTGAATGCGGAGCGCCTCCGCCAGCTCGATGATATTTTCGGAACACAAATTAAAACGCTAATGTCCAATCCTTTCAATATAGCCGAAGCAGTTAAAGAGGCGGACCTGGTTATTGGCGCGGTGCTTATTCCAGGCGCTAAAGCACCAAAGCTTGTGACTGAAGAAATGGTAAAAAGCATGAAGCCAGGTGCTGTCATTGTCGATGTCGCAATTGACCAGGGCGGGATTTTTGAAACAAGCGACCATGTAACAACCCATGACAACCCTATTTACATCAAGCATGGCGTTGTCCATTATTCAGTAGCCAATATGCCAGGCGCAGTTCCAAGGACATCGACGATCGCATTGACAAATGTGACGGTTCCCTATGCTCTTCAAATTGCCAATAAAGGGGTTTTCAAAGCGATTGTGGATAATCCCCACTTAAAGCCTGGAGTCAACACTGCCAATGGCGAAGTAACCTACGAGGCAGTGGCCAGGGATCTTGGTTACACGTATATGCCGGTTGAAACTGCCCTGGAAAAAGAATTGTCTTCCATCTAA
- the alr gene encoding alanine racemase, producing the protein MKIDSFRDTWAEVSLEAVRGNLRQFKKFIGGEIKLMAVVKADGYGHGAVQVANAALSAGADYLAVAILDEAMELRNAGISTPLLVLGHTPERSVRTAISSQITLSVASMDMLNWIISEAKQLKLEAVIHLKIDTGMSRFGITSQKEAVEIAKKAAASKYIRLEGIFTHFANADNPDTAYTLHQFERFQRILGKISDAGIEIPIKHCCNSAGAMNFPAMHLDMVRIGIAMYGLYPDASLKAHPIKLRQALSVKTKISMVKKVPADRPVGYGCTWAAPYESILATLPIGYADGFSRLLSNRVNLLIKGAKAPIAGRVCMDQIILDVTAIVDCQPGDTVTIFGTDGSAFQSVDDVAAIIGTINYEVVCLVGKRIPRIYTDSVAQEPCNDDFAAHYLEFGAI; encoded by the coding sequence GTGAAGATTGACAGTTTCAGGGATACATGGGCCGAAGTTTCACTTGAAGCAGTGAGAGGCAATCTTCGGCAGTTTAAGAAGTTTATCGGCGGAGAAATAAAACTGATGGCAGTCGTTAAAGCGGATGGCTACGGCCATGGGGCGGTCCAGGTTGCTAATGCGGCATTATCGGCAGGCGCGGACTATTTGGCTGTTGCCATTTTGGACGAAGCAATGGAACTGAGAAATGCTGGCATCAGCACTCCCCTGCTTGTCCTTGGCCATACTCCGGAAAGATCGGTACGTACGGCCATCAGCAGCCAAATAACATTGTCAGTGGCAAGTATGGATATGCTTAACTGGATCATTTCGGAGGCAAAGCAATTAAAATTAGAAGCGGTTATTCATTTGAAAATCGATACGGGGATGTCGAGATTTGGGATAACTTCTCAAAAGGAAGCTGTAGAAATCGCCAAGAAAGCCGCCGCTTCCAAGTATATCAGACTGGAAGGCATCTTTACGCACTTCGCAAACGCGGACAACCCGGATACTGCTTATACCCTCCATCAGTTTGAACGGTTTCAGCGTATTTTGGGGAAAATTAGCGATGCTGGCATTGAAATACCTATAAAGCACTGCTGTAACAGCGCGGGAGCAATGAACTTTCCGGCAATGCACCTTGATATGGTCCGTATCGGAATCGCCATGTATGGTTTATATCCTGACGCCTCATTAAAAGCACATCCAATTAAACTGCGCCAGGCACTGTCCGTCAAAACAAAGATTTCCATGGTTAAAAAGGTGCCTGCCGACCGGCCAGTCGGCTATGGGTGCACATGGGCTGCACCGTACGAATCGATTTTGGCGACCTTGCCAATTGGTTATGCAGATGGATTTTCAAGATTGCTTTCAAACCGGGTGAACCTTCTTATAAAAGGGGCCAAGGCGCCGATTGCCGGAAGGGTGTGCATGGATCAAATCATCCTCGACGTTACTGCCATAGTCGATTGCCAACCTGGTGATACAGTCACTATATTTGGCACTGACGGTTCTGCCTTCCAATCGGTTGACGATGTCGCTGCCATCATAGGGACAATAAATTACGAAGTGGTTTGTCTTGTCGGCAAACGGATTCCCCGGATATATACGGATTCGGTGGCCCAAGAACCTTGCAACGACGATTTTGCCGCGCATTATCTGGAATTCGGAGCTATATAA
- the thiT gene encoding energy-coupled thiamine transporter ThiT, which produces MEKRKTLFLVEVAIFSALAYLLDLAAGFFSFKIWAQGGSISIAMVPIFLMAYRWGVKGGLLTGFLLGLLQVALGTPYIIHPVQGALDYFVAFTVVGFAGVFAASARKVKEEGNRRRWMSYIISGIFLGSVLRFMAHFIGGVVFFADSAPEGTPAALFSFLYNGSYMLPNAILCSIIVILVFNASPRLISSQGGGKTLNNHL; this is translated from the coding sequence ATGGAAAAAAGGAAGACATTATTTTTGGTAGAGGTGGCCATCTTTTCGGCTCTGGCTTATTTGCTTGATCTGGCTGCCGGTTTTTTCTCATTTAAAATCTGGGCACAGGGCGGTTCAATTTCAATCGCCATGGTACCAATCTTTTTAATGGCGTACAGATGGGGAGTTAAGGGAGGATTGCTTACCGGATTTTTATTGGGCCTTCTGCAGGTAGCCCTCGGCACTCCTTACATCATTCATCCGGTACAGGGAGCACTTGATTATTTTGTTGCATTTACAGTTGTTGGTTTTGCGGGAGTTTTTGCGGCCTCTGCCAGAAAGGTAAAGGAGGAAGGAAACAGGCGGCGCTGGATGTCCTATATTATTTCAGGGATATTTTTAGGAAGCGTGCTGAGGTTTATGGCCCACTTCATCGGAGGCGTCGTGTTTTTTGCCGATTCTGCCCCCGAAGGGACGCCGGCTGCACTATTTTCTTTCTTATATAATGGATCGTATATGCTGCCAAACGCGATTTTATGTTCGATCATCGTCATCCTGGTGTTTAATGCCTCACCAAGGCTGATCTCAAGCCAAGGTGGAGGAAAAACACTTAACAACCACTTATAA